From Anastrepha obliqua isolate idAnaObli1 chromosome 3, idAnaObli1_1.0, whole genome shotgun sequence:
CTACGCAATGGGGAGTAGATGCGCACATTTGCGCTTTCGGcttttcacttaattttcaaagttttggtTCTTCTCCCTACTCTTGGTGGTCTCCGCGCTCGTGCGGCTCAATGAGTACATCTTCGCAGCTATTCAACATAACTTAATACTAGGCTTTTAAATAATAACTGTTTCATACACAGGCATcttcttttaaaaatgaaatatcggTTTGTACTtagtattaaaaattagttaattacTTTAAGATTCTTAATTCTTTTTGCACTCGCTTTCGCTCTTATCTCCACTCGTTCGCTAGTTTCCCTTTAACTTGTATTATTCATGATGATAAGCGGCACCTCATTGTAGTCATGGTGCAGCGGCAGTCCGGATTCGCTGCTCTCGGCTGTGTCGGATAATACTAGACGGGTTTCACGCTTACGTTGCCGGCTATTGCGAATACCGTAACTAAAGTAGATCAGCAAGCCGATGACAATCCATACGCCGAACCGTACCCAGGTCATCACATCCAGGCGCACCATCAGATATACGTTGATGAAAATAGAGAGACCTGGCAACCAGGGCACCAATGGCACTTTGAATGCCAACTGGGTACTGGAGCGTGGCTGACGCGAAATTATGAGCAGTATCAGCGGTAACGGCAAGCCTGTGGCTGCTAGCAGGACAATGTAAGGCGGTGTTATGCTGGCGGGTTCGATTTCCACCTTCTGCAGGAAATGTGAAAAGACAAAGCACCAGCAGACTGAAAGTGCATAAAGCGGAGGTCATCttcatataattatataatatatagaattACAACAACTCACAGTATAGCGTTATCATACAAGTCACCAGTCTGCTGCTCCTCTTGTTGGCCATTGTTATGCTTCCAGTATTGAACAATTGTCGCCAAAGAAAACATTTCGTCTGTCCGTAATCTACTAAAGGGCGCCCATTTCCAATAGAACGACCTTCCCTACGATCATCACCATCGTAGCGCAAGATTAGCACACAACTTGCAACCATCGAGTAGGCCAAGAGTGTACCGATCGACATGATGCTCACTAGCTGACTGAGCTTGAAAATGGCTGCTAGCAGGCCGGTCAGCACGCCCGTCAGCAATGTGCCTTTAAAGGGTGTTTTAAACCGCTGGCTGATGTCGCCCATGCACTTGAAGAGTAGTCCATCCGAAGCCATGGCGAAAACTATGCGTGGCAGTGGGAACATCGCGCCCATCATACTGGCACAGAGGCCGCAAAGCGCACCGATTGTTACCAAATACTCGGCCACCCACCAGCCATAACGACTGAAGACATGTGGAAGTGGCGCTTGCTCGTCCTGCTCGAAGTAGGGCAGCATCATGGTAAGTACAGTTGAGACGCCGAAGTAGGCGAGGAAGACCATTGCGAGCGACGTGACGACGGCAAACGGAATggattttttgggatttttggcCTCTTCGCCGGCTGTGGCGATGCAATCGAAGCCGATGAAACCATAGAAACACACTGCCGCACCACGTATAATGCCCGTGAGGCCATACGGACTGAAGCCGCCATTGCCGTAGCCCTCGGGTACTTCTGATTTCGGAATATACCAGTTGCTGAGTGAAACTGTGAAGGGCAGAAAACACTTGTAAATTGGCAATATCTTAGCAGAAGcaactaattaaaaattaccTTTGAAGAGTCCAGCAACAATCACGAAAAGCACTACACTCAGATTGAGGAATGTGAAGACATTATTCAAGCGCGTGGATTCCTTGGCACCCACCGCAATGGCCAAAGCGAAGAGCACCGTAACGATAAGTGCAAAAAAGTCCGGATAGTCTCCAAGGCCCTCGATGTTCATGGCGAAATTCTTACTCAGATAATCACGCATTGCATAGTTCAGTAGTTTGTCCAGATAGGTGCTCAGACCTTTGACGACACTGGCGCCACCTAAGCGTTCAAATAGACGAGTtagttgaaataatttaaaattgatttagATTTCAGTGAAAaaagataaacaaattttatgctttatatatgtatgtatgtgtacttgcTGTAATTTGATGAGCCACTAAAACTCGCTCACAAATGAAAAGAATACTTCTTTACCGCATATTTTCGCTCCATAGCCAGATAGTGTTGGCGAAAACCGCTAAGAAACCTGTACATACTCAATATCGCGGGCAGAAATTGTTGTTGGTATAAATGTATGAGTGGGTTGTTGTTGTGAATatgtttgtacgtatgtatgtacatacatatctgtcaATTGAGTCTCAAAGATCGAAGTAAGAAGCTGATGCCGGGGAGCACCAATGCGTGCACGGCAGAATAAAACCTAAGGCATTTTCTCATATACATTTAgctatataaaataatacatatgtacaacagtactgtatatatgtaaaatcAAATTGACAAACGCGACATAAATTACAATCAATTAAGGGTACGACAAAGTCGATTGAGTATCAGAATCAAATTACGGAAAGGAGTGAAAATGTGCGTGCAAGCTTAGCTAGCGGGAGGGCTAAGGGAAGAAGctcaaaaagtaataatttatttcacagtcatatgaaaaatttgcttaaCAGCAAAGCTTATTTCTAGTAGAACTATTTTAGAGCGATTCATTTTAGTCTATTTGTACAGCAAAAAAGGCTATCGAACGCAAAAAATACATCTCATCACTTCACTTACCAATGGCATATTCTAATATCAGATTCCAGCCAATAATAAAGGCCATAAATTCACCGATGGTCACATAACTGTAGATGTATGCTGAGCCAGCTTTCGGTACGCGCGCGCCAAACTCGGCATAGCATAGACCGGCGAATATCGAAGCGATGGCCGCGATGAGAAAACTTATGACTACGGCGGGGCCAGCGTACAACTTCGAGACCTCGCCGGCGAGCACATAAACGCCAACACCCAACGTCGAGCCGATACCGAGCGCTGTTAAATCGAAGGCCGAGAGGACTTTGGCTAATTTTGATTCCGTTGTATCCTCCATGGGTTTGCGACGTGTGAGCACATGATATGCACCGGATATGCTGAGCGAGGGCATTCTGATGAAAATGGAgtggaaataagaaaatgaagGTAAGACATGTTTTGTAAGGAAATAATTCTATGactaaaatgtaaatttttttttgcttatgcgACACCACTAAAAGATAGGGCACGTTCGCTAGGCAAACAAAAATGTTAcgtatttttaacaaatattaatattaatgatGTAAGGGAGGCAGACAATTGCGTAAAAATTGCCTTTTTGtgtagttattttttattattattgcagtTTGTATAAAAGGGTGCTATTAGTgtgcttttattaaaaaatcatctgAAGTTAAAGAGACACCCGGCGCTGGCTTCCCAACTGAATTAGTTAACTATTCTTTCAACCATCCCTCAGCCCTTTTGCAGCCCACTGTGCACtacaaatacaattaaaagGCAGTTGGAAAAGTTgtctttttttattggttttttgataaatataccCAATATGAGCATTTTAGCACGTTTTCATGTAAGCGTGAAATTTGCGGCGTTAGCGCGCAGTGTTGGGTAACTGCACTAATatgcaataaaagcaaaacgACATGAATTCTaagtagcttctgctcaaatatgaacgagacggtattaataaaacggtccgcggatgacatatggcaaaaataaattttttgttttttggtaggactgttataagcttacatggcaaatttcagcgtgatatgtcacatagtttgttttctgtgctactgtaaacaagtcaagctcgagtgtgttcttcgaattctcttttatgacttcaattgtctcaaaatgttttccacggagcggcaacttgagcttgggaaacaggaaaaagtcacatggagccatatcaggcgaatacggtgcttgcggaacgatattaacattatttttgttcaaataatcgcgaacaagacgtgatgtgtgagctggtgcattatcgtgatgccagaaccatgacttgttgtcccacaattccttccttttaagacgaatgttgtcgcgcaaacgctttaaaacgtctagataatattcagcgttaacccatcggccttgcggaaggaactccgagtgcaccacaccttcgtaatcgaaaaaaaaaacagtcagcataaccttaatttttgagcgactttggcgtggttttttgggttgatgtacggccctctttgaacgatttgtaccactggaaaacacgtgcacgcgatagagcagagtccccataggttgtctgcaacatttttaaggcgtctgaagccgaaattttgttggaataacaaaatttcaaacaaattctttgttcaacttgaatttccatcgttaaattcgaagaacacactcgagcttgacttgtttacagtagcacagaaaacaaactatgtgacatatcacgctgaaatttgccatgtaagcttataacagttctaccaaaaaacaaaaaatttatttttgccatatgtcatccgcggaccgttttattaataccgtctcgttcatatttgagcagaagatatgaACTATGAaaagcaaagtaaataaaattgcaattagTAGCTACGGCTGAACTGAATGATATTGATTTTAAGTAGAATAAAGAGACATCCTACAGAATTATCTGTCGTCACATACattgacacacatacataatgaTTTATATTGTCTTTATATTTCTACAAATACAACCAAGCGTTTGACcgcaattataaaattttttggatcACAAGATGCGGTGCCAGTtgaaaacagagaaaaaaattcaaaaattaaacaaatagcaATAAATTTTCGACCATTCTTCAATTAGCACTTTTGGCAAAAGTTTCGGCACAAAACAGTGAAGTTAttaattgtaaattaatatttaaaaaattttgatgctataaataaaatgtggCCTAATTAGAGAATGGTCGAGTTTCGAATTAATGATCGGCTTATTTGATAAGTCCGAAGACGTCCTCTGAGGTGCTAATAAGTGTCAACTGTACGTGTGTGCGTGGCTGTTCGAAGGAATGCTAATACAATTTTGCTGAGGTAGGGAACTACAACAATCGAGACTAAAACCGAAATACTAAGCAACGCaaagaaataggaaaaaaaaacgCTAATATAAAACGCTGCAAATATACTCACAAGCCGTCGCCATACTTGCGGAAAAATGCAACTCTCTGCGCTATAGGCCTTCAAGAAGTTCTCACGGCCACTACTTTTGGTTGATttataaacttattttatttggtaTTGCATTTACTTTGTACGAATTCCGCTTCTGCTTGGTTGGTTTGGAAGATGTATAACACTTTTGCGCAGTGTATAACACAATACAgatgcatttaataaaaaaatcgtatgaaataattttaattaattccaGAAGAATACCCTAAGTATTGGTTTGTTGGTATATTGACgacttaaaaagtttaaaatttcagaTGCTTGAATAATTTCTCAGTCACTCGGCAGATGTTGGCGTACATTTTTGAACCAGATTTTCGAAAGTGGCTTCTATTGCGAAATTATAGGAATTGGTTTTGAATTCAACGTTTCTTTGTAAATAAACGATAATTTAGTTAAAAGTTACACATAACAGAAAGCATGAAATTAACAcggaaaataaatgtttatacaCAATTTAGTATTGGAAATGGGCTTAGAGTACAAAGCCgttttaaaatatgatattttaaaTGCCACCGCTTTCATCATAATGTACTTTCATCTAATTCTCAGATTCGTTGGTTGTCCCCAAAACAAAACTTCACCCACTCAGTTCAACATTTTTAAACGCcccatttaattgtttttacttAGTTATTTTATACACCTCAGTCATACCTTTCTTTAtatatcaaaaaagaaaaatttgctcTCCCGCACTATTTGCTCTATTTTCGCTTGAATCGCACTACTACACCACGCAAAGTATAAAACGTTTCTGTGGGCGCTTCAGATTTGAGCGTTACTTAAATAGTACGAACAAATGGCGCGCGTTCAAATTCCGAAGC
This genomic window contains:
- the LOC129242896 gene encoding cationic amino acid transporter 2 isoform X2 → MPSLSISGAYHVLTRRKPMEDTTESKLAKVLSAFDLTALGIGSTLGVGVYVLAGEVSKLYAGPAVVISFLIAAIASIFAGLCYAEFGARVPKAGSAYIYSYVTIGEFMAFIIGWNLILEYAIGGASVVKGLSTYLDKLLNYAMRDYLSKNFAMNIEGLGDYPDFFALIVTVLFALAIAVGAKESTRLNNVFTFLNLSVVLFVIVAGLFKVSLSNWYIPKSEVPEGYGNGGFSPYGLTGIIRGAAVCFYGFIGFDCIATAGEEAKNPKKSIPFAVVTSLAMVFLAYFGVSTVLTMMLPYFEQDEQAPLPHVFSRYGWWVAEYLVTIGALCGLCASMMGAMFPLPRIVFAMASDGLLFKCMGDISQRFKTPFKGTLLTGVLTGLLAAIFKLSQLVSIMSIGTLLAYSMVASCVLILRYDGDDRREGRSIGNGRPLVDYGQTKCFLWRQLFNTGSITMANKRSSRLVTCMITLYFCWCFVFSHFLQKVEIEPASITPPYIVLLAATGLPLPLILLIISRQPRSSTQLAFKVPLVPWLPGLSIFINVYLMVRLDVMTWVRFGVWIVIGLLIYFSYGIRNSRQRKRETRLVLSDTAESSESGLPLHHDYNEVPLIIMNNTS
- the LOC129242896 gene encoding cationic amino acid transporter 2 isoform X1 — its product is MEEFLESCGMPSLSISGAYHVLTRRKPMEDTTESKLAKVLSAFDLTALGIGSTLGVGVYVLAGEVSKLYAGPAVVISFLIAAIASIFAGLCYAEFGARVPKAGSAYIYSYVTIGEFMAFIIGWNLILEYAIGGASVVKGLSTYLDKLLNYAMRDYLSKNFAMNIEGLGDYPDFFALIVTVLFALAIAVGAKESTRLNNVFTFLNLSVVLFVIVAGLFKVSLSNWYIPKSEVPEGYGNGGFSPYGLTGIIRGAAVCFYGFIGFDCIATAGEEAKNPKKSIPFAVVTSLAMVFLAYFGVSTVLTMMLPYFEQDEQAPLPHVFSRYGWWVAEYLVTIGALCGLCASMMGAMFPLPRIVFAMASDGLLFKCMGDISQRFKTPFKGTLLTGVLTGLLAAIFKLSQLVSIMSIGTLLAYSMVASCVLILRYDGDDRREGRSIGNGRPLVDYGQTKCFLWRQLFNTGSITMANKRSSRLVTCMITLYFCWCFVFSHFLQKVEIEPASITPPYIVLLAATGLPLPLILLIISRQPRSSTQLAFKVPLVPWLPGLSIFINVYLMVRLDVMTWVRFGVWIVIGLLIYFSYGIRNSRQRKRETRLVLSDTAESSESGLPLHHDYNEVPLIIMNNTS